One genomic region from Desulfuromonas sp. TF encodes:
- a CDS encoding OmpA family protein — MFNALPPIPATKPHPKPGKPAGMGDLCALRHESTAIRMAGRSADRSARLSVSAASFVGRGRYGKALLLSLAVLLYLLGAIPAFALTPAGTAIENTAAVSFGTDAHTVIPSNTVRLLSVAAPRTPSTLEFLKYAPTSTEMKYVPVPTTSYRTAAAAESDFQVLSAPVQPPSGNAIALEQGDIPLAASSIYHRGEAVFLRLSDPDQNVNRQMAETVLVTVTATGTGDVEVLRLTETGPDTGVFIGYIQSTGQPGAPYDGRLEVLEAGTVEGRYVDIMDGSDSSVSSSLFDPFGIVFDSRTGLPVDGVVVTLVNAETGEPATVFGDDGISLYPSVLTSGGTATDSVGNVYTFSRGAYRFPFVAPGNYRLDINTPPGYTAPSAVSDADLQDLPGAPFALVAGSRNEPFSLNPGPALRIDIPVDPVAADGVWLRKTAGKDRAAVGDFVPYRVEVENPDTIPTAAATVTDRLPKGFRYRSGSARLDGNRIADPAISADGRTLNFALGALPAAGRRELRYVAEITAGARPGEAINTAEAVTASGTVSNTARATVIVEEDFFRSTTFLMGRVFTGGCGEPEPEETDGLAGARIYLEDGTYVVSDENGMFHFEGVRPGVHVVQLDLDSLPEKYEAVACEKNSRFAGRTYSQFVDLQGGSMWRTDFHVALKPRAQGEVSLELNGSLDGDKASFRLPIRTGGVPVDNLRLSLILPEGLRYVPGSGALDSAPLDDPKAGFGNISTFGLGDFAAGRVAEVSFRCEVDLKAPAELPVRALLTFDSPQKKNQRTPMAENLLRARSDYSRDLLPEFIVRPHFPTRGTELSEQDNAELDALVEKLRKLDVCRLYVVGHTDNIPIAQHNLHLYTDNFALSDARAKSVGRYLGDALGLPPSQIVLSGMGETRPIADNSTAEGRALNRRVEVRFQCEKVSETRSLQMLKDRSGEQKTETEGLRPGEGSLENLNQPPVLPGDRMPEIDKTWVEKAQPGREWIWPQPSYGPPIPSIKAAVKHHPKEKVELLLDGKPVHALSFEGTLANGAGTVAVSQWRGIGIHDGDNAFELVVRNADAAVIHRLKRNVHYSGPPVKVVLSPEHSALIADGKNPSVIAVRLTDKDGYPAREGVVGDFAVDLPYAAWDRKETVARNVEAEEQDFRPHFQVGPDGVALIQLEPTSRSGEVVLRFKLADRDQEIRAWLQPQLRDWILVGLAEGTVGYNDVSGNMENLPSNVEEDLYEDGRVAFFGKGRILGKWLLTLAYDSDKPDRKDEELLQIIDPDTYYTLYGDASQQAYDAASAEKLYVKLEREQFYALFGDYDTGLTQTELSRYSRRLTGFKSEYNGKYATFNLFASDTEQGFVKDEIRGDGTSGLYRLSRRDIVLNSEEVTIEVRDRLRSEVIVSSRELTRHIDYNIDYSDGTLFFKEPIPSRDENFNPVTIVVDYEVIGKGEASLNYGGRAALRWPEKGIEVGATAIHEEQDNAEGDLYGLDATWDITEETRLKAEVSTSDSESPGVSRNGSAWLAEVEHRAEKMDGRLYVRELENGFGLGQQSGSEEGTRKFGGEGVYRLTNELELGGQLYRQVNLETDAVRDVAQTDLTWQARRYSLTTGLRMAVDDFEGGETERSTQALFGGTWQAHERLLLRAVHEQSLGGKNESGDFPTRTTLGADFKLTQSTTLFAAQEFTRDDDTETQTTRVGVKTTPWTGGTVSSSLEQQTGEYGPRMFALFGLGQTWQVSERWSLDGSFDRSHTMREADAEDFDTDVPPASGETEDFTAVSLGATYKLEKWSWANRIEYRDGETEDKWGFFSAIVGEVHRGLGLSARAQIFTTESRTAERTDGELRFGLAYRPLYTRWIVLNRLDYRFEQESSEDFGFNNWRLVNNLNANYKPNRRTQLSLQYGAKYVQENIDGDSYDGFTDLIGVEGRYDLDERWDIGLRGGMLHSWESGQIDFGTGVSIGCNVATNAWVSLGYNFLGFEDEDFSKADFTAQGPFVAFRLKFDQESVREAARQMQNL; from the coding sequence ATGTTCAATGCGCTCCCCCCCATCCCGGCCACCAAGCCGCACCCGAAACCCGGCAAACCCGCCGGGATGGGGGACCTTTGCGCTCTACGTCATGAGTCAACTGCAATCCGCATGGCGGGCCGGTCTGCAGACCGGTCCGCCCGTCTTTCCGTGTCGGCCGCGTCCTTTGTCGGGCGGGGCCGCTACGGAAAGGCGCTGCTCCTCTCCCTGGCCGTCCTCCTGTACCTCCTCGGAGCCATCCCCGCTTTCGCCCTCACCCCCGCCGGGACGGCGATCGAGAACACGGCGGCGGTCTCCTTCGGAACGGACGCGCACACCGTCATTCCCTCCAACACGGTCCGCCTCCTCTCCGTGGCGGCGCCGCGCACCCCCTCGACCCTCGAGTTCCTGAAATACGCCCCCACCTCCACCGAGATGAAATACGTCCCCGTGCCGACCACCTCCTACCGGACCGCCGCCGCGGCCGAGAGCGACTTCCAGGTCCTTTCCGCACCGGTCCAGCCCCCTTCGGGGAACGCCATCGCCCTGGAGCAGGGGGATATCCCCCTCGCCGCTTCGTCCATCTATCACCGCGGCGAAGCGGTCTTCCTCCGTCTGAGCGATCCGGACCAGAACGTGAACCGGCAGATGGCCGAAACGGTCCTGGTGACGGTCACCGCCACCGGAACGGGTGACGTGGAGGTCCTGCGCCTGACCGAGACGGGGCCGGATACGGGCGTCTTCATCGGCTACATCCAGTCCACCGGCCAGCCGGGGGCACCCTACGACGGCCGTCTGGAGGTCCTGGAGGCAGGAACGGTGGAGGGGCGCTACGTCGACATCATGGACGGCAGTGACTCCTCGGTATCCTCCTCCCTTTTCGACCCCTTCGGCATCGTCTTCGACAGCCGGACGGGCCTGCCGGTGGACGGAGTGGTCGTCACCCTGGTGAACGCGGAAACGGGAGAGCCGGCCACGGTCTTCGGCGATGACGGCATCAGTCTCTATCCCTCCGTCCTCACTTCGGGAGGGACCGCGACCGACAGCGTCGGCAACGTGTACACTTTCAGTCGCGGCGCCTATCGTTTCCCCTTCGTGGCTCCGGGGAACTACCGCCTGGACATCAATACCCCGCCCGGTTACACCGCGCCCTCCGCCGTCTCCGATGCGGACCTGCAGGACCTCCCCGGAGCCCCCTTCGCCCTCGTTGCCGGATCCCGGAACGAGCCGTTTTCCCTCAACCCGGGGCCGGCCCTGCGCATCGACATTCCCGTCGACCCCGTGGCCGCCGACGGGGTCTGGCTCAGGAAGACCGCCGGCAAGGACAGGGCGGCCGTCGGCGATTTCGTCCCCTACCGCGTGGAAGTCGAAAACCCCGACACCATCCCCACCGCCGCGGCCACCGTGACCGACCGCCTGCCGAAGGGCTTCCGCTACCGGAGCGGCTCCGCTCGCCTGGACGGAAACCGGATCGCCGACCCGGCCATTTCCGCCGATGGCCGGACCCTGAACTTCGCCTTGGGAGCCCTTCCCGCGGCGGGCAGAAGGGAGCTTCGCTACGTGGCGGAGATAACCGCCGGCGCCCGTCCCGGGGAGGCGATCAACACCGCCGAGGCAGTGACCGCCTCGGGGACCGTTTCCAATACCGCCAGGGCCACGGTGATCGTCGAAGAAGACTTCTTCCGAAGCACCACCTTCCTGATGGGGCGTGTCTTCACCGGCGGTTGCGGCGAACCGGAGCCGGAGGAGACGGACGGACTCGCCGGAGCGCGCATCTACCTGGAGGACGGCACCTACGTCGTCTCCGACGAGAACGGGATGTTCCACTTCGAGGGGGTCCGACCCGGCGTCCACGTGGTCCAGCTCGACCTCGACTCCCTGCCGGAAAAATACGAGGCGGTCGCCTGCGAGAAGAACAGCCGCTTCGCCGGAAGGACCTACTCCCAGTTCGTCGACCTGCAGGGCGGGTCCATGTGGCGCACAGACTTCCACGTAGCGCTAAAGCCCCGGGCGCAAGGAGAGGTGAGTCTCGAACTGAACGGCTCCCTGGACGGGGATAAGGCGTCTTTCCGGCTGCCGATCCGCACCGGCGGCGTCCCAGTGGACAACCTGCGTCTCTCCCTCATCCTTCCCGAGGGGCTTCGGTACGTCCCGGGGTCCGGCGCTCTGGACAGCGCGCCCCTCGACGATCCTAAGGCCGGGTTCGGAAACATTTCGACCTTCGGTCTCGGCGACTTTGCCGCAGGCAGGGTGGCGGAGGTGTCTTTCCGCTGCGAGGTCGACCTGAAGGCTCCGGCGGAACTGCCGGTTCGGGCGCTTCTGACCTTCGACTCCCCGCAGAAGAAGAACCAGCGCACTCCGATGGCCGAAAACCTCCTGCGGGCCCGTTCGGACTACAGCCGGGACCTCCTCCCCGAGTTCATCGTGCGCCCCCATTTCCCCACACGGGGGACCGAGCTTTCCGAGCAGGACAACGCCGAGTTGGACGCACTCGTCGAGAAGCTCAGGAAGCTGGATGTTTGTCGGCTCTACGTCGTGGGACATACCGACAACATCCCCATCGCACAGCATAACCTTCATCTCTACACCGATAATTTCGCCCTTTCAGACGCCCGGGCGAAGAGCGTCGGCCGCTATCTCGGCGACGCCCTGGGGCTGCCCCCCTCCCAAATCGTCCTGTCCGGCATGGGTGAGACCAGACCCATCGCGGACAATTCCACCGCGGAGGGACGCGCCCTGAACCGCAGGGTGGAGGTGCGGTTCCAGTGCGAAAAGGTTTCCGAGACGCGCAGCCTTCAGATGCTGAAGGACCGGAGCGGCGAGCAGAAGACCGAAACCGAGGGACTGCGTCCGGGCGAAGGCTCTCTCGAAAACCTGAATCAGCCCCCGGTTCTCCCCGGCGACCGCATGCCCGAGATCGACAAAACCTGGGTCGAAAAAGCCCAGCCCGGCCGGGAGTGGATCTGGCCTCAACCCTCTTACGGACCGCCTATCCCCAGCATCAAGGCGGCCGTCAAGCACCATCCGAAAGAGAAGGTGGAACTCCTCCTCGACGGCAAGCCGGTGCACGCCCTTTCCTTCGAGGGAACCCTCGCGAACGGCGCCGGCACGGTGGCGGTCAGCCAATGGCGGGGGATCGGGATTCACGACGGGGACAACGCCTTCGAGCTGGTCGTCCGCAACGCCGACGCCGCCGTCATCCATCGTCTGAAGCGCAACGTGCATTATTCCGGCCCCCCGGTGAAGGTCGTCCTTTCCCCGGAGCATTCCGCCCTCATCGCCGACGGCAAGAATCCCTCCGTCATCGCCGTGCGCCTGACCGACAAGGACGGATACCCAGCCCGGGAAGGGGTGGTCGGCGACTTCGCGGTGGACCTACCCTACGCGGCCTGGGACCGGAAGGAGACCGTCGCCCGCAATGTCGAGGCGGAGGAGCAGGACTTCCGGCCCCACTTCCAGGTCGGCCCGGACGGCGTCGCCCTGATCCAACTGGAGCCGACCAGCCGCTCGGGTGAGGTGGTCCTTCGCTTCAAGCTGGCCGACCGCGATCAGGAGATCCGGGCCTGGCTCCAGCCCCAGCTCCGCGACTGGATCCTGGTCGGCTTGGCAGAAGGAACCGTGGGGTACAACGATGTGTCCGGCAACATGGAAAACCTGCCTTCGAACGTGGAGGAGGACCTTTACGAGGACGGCCGGGTGGCCTTCTTCGGCAAGGGACGGATTCTCGGCAAGTGGCTGCTGACTCTGGCCTACGACTCGGACAAGCCGGACCGCAAGGACGAGGAATTGCTCCAGATCATCGATCCGGACACCTACTACACCCTCTACGGCGACGCCAGCCAGCAGGCCTACGACGCCGCCAGCGCCGAGAAGCTCTACGTCAAGCTGGAGCGGGAGCAGTTCTATGCCCTCTTCGGCGACTACGACACCGGGCTGACCCAGACCGAGCTCTCCCGCTACAGCCGAAGACTGACCGGCTTCAAATCGGAGTACAACGGCAAGTACGCGACCTTCAACCTCTTCGCCAGCGACACCGAGCAGGGCTTCGTCAAGGACGAGATCCGCGGCGACGGCACCTCGGGGCTCTACCGCCTCTCCCGCAGGGACATCGTCCTCAACTCGGAGGAGGTAACCATCGAGGTGCGCGACCGGCTGCGCAGCGAGGTGATCGTCTCCTCCCGGGAGCTCACCCGCCATATCGACTACAACATCGACTACTCCGACGGCACTCTCTTCTTCAAGGAGCCGATCCCCAGCCGCGACGAGAACTTCAATCCCGTCACCATCGTGGTCGATTACGAGGTCATAGGGAAGGGTGAAGCCTCCCTCAACTACGGCGGCCGCGCCGCGCTGCGCTGGCCGGAGAAGGGGATCGAGGTCGGGGCCACCGCCATCCACGAGGAACAGGACAACGCCGAAGGCGACCTCTACGGGCTGGACGCCACCTGGGACATCACGGAGGAGACCCGGCTGAAGGCGGAGGTCTCCACCAGCGATTCGGAATCGCCGGGCGTCTCCCGGAATGGGAGCGCCTGGCTGGCCGAGGTGGAGCACCGCGCCGAGAAGATGGACGGAAGGCTCTACGTCCGCGAACTAGAGAACGGCTTCGGTCTCGGCCAGCAGAGCGGAAGCGAGGAAGGGACGCGCAAGTTCGGAGGTGAAGGGGTCTATCGCCTCACGAACGAGCTGGAGCTCGGAGGACAGCTCTACCGCCAGGTGAACCTGGAGACGGACGCGGTGCGGGACGTGGCCCAGACCGATCTCACCTGGCAGGCCAGACGCTACAGCCTGACCACCGGCCTGCGAATGGCGGTGGACGATTTCGAAGGAGGCGAGACGGAGCGCTCCACCCAGGCCCTCTTCGGCGGAACCTGGCAGGCCCATGAGCGCCTCCTGCTGCGCGCCGTCCACGAGCAGTCCCTCGGAGGCAAGAACGAAAGCGGGGACTTCCCCACCCGCACCACCCTGGGCGCCGACTTCAAGCTCACCCAGTCCACCACCCTCTTCGCGGCCCAGGAATTCACCCGGGACGACGATACCGAAACACAGACCACCCGCGTCGGCGTCAAGACCACTCCCTGGACCGGCGGCACCGTGAGCAGCTCCCTCGAGCAGCAGACGGGGGAATACGGCCCCAGGATGTTCGCCCTCTTCGGCCTGGGGCAGACCTGGCAGGTGAGCGAGCGCTGGAGCCTGGACGGCAGCTTCGACCGCAGCCACACCATGAGGGAGGCGGACGCCGAGGACTTCGACACGGACGTGCCTCCCGCCTCGGGGGAAACCGAGGATTTCACCGCCGTCTCCCTGGGGGCGACCTACAAGCTGGAGAAGTGGTCCTGGGCCAACCGGATCGAATACCGCGACGGCGAGACCGAGGACAAATGGGGTTTCTTCAGCGCCATCGTGGGTGAGGTCCACCGGGGGCTGGGCCTTTCGGCCCGGGCC
- a CDS encoding DUF11 domain-containing protein, protein MKHRFTTHLTALAAVALLLFGASQAFAGGTDSGETISNSATIDYKIGTVSPPSISSTPAEFVVDYKIDPVVANNGGATVVPNGTGYALTFTVTNNSNTKAAESLQLKLTTEEGANTFNMDTPVQVWEDDGDGIFSSGSDTNISATPYISLAKDADQVIFIVADAPGTAADTQTDVYHLIATAWDGNGAGGIALAETGGNTVGLEDIIFVDAAGTATVDADAVTDGKHSDSGTYTVGTAQLSISKSSAVIGGTGYYIPGETVEYTITISNGGGASATATGITVSDSLDTEITAGTVAFSTGTIKVDAPNLYGGAETTLTDADGDDEGNWNITGTNTVTVNGIELDAGESATVKFQVEIQ, encoded by the coding sequence CGATTCCGGAGAGACCATCAGCAACAGTGCCACCATCGACTACAAGATCGGCACCGTATCCCCCCCATCGATTTCCAGCACCCCCGCTGAATTCGTGGTCGACTACAAGATCGATCCGGTGGTGGCGAACAACGGTGGTGCCACCGTAGTCCCCAACGGTACCGGCTATGCCCTCACGTTCACAGTGACCAACAACAGCAATACCAAGGCTGCGGAATCCCTGCAGCTCAAGCTGACCACCGAAGAAGGCGCGAACACTTTCAACATGGATACCCCCGTCCAGGTCTGGGAAGACGATGGGGACGGCATCTTTAGCAGCGGCTCTGACACCAATATCAGCGCTACGCCTTACATAAGCCTGGCCAAGGATGCTGATCAAGTCATCTTCATCGTTGCGGATGCCCCGGGTACGGCCGCTGACACCCAGACTGACGTATACCACCTGATCGCCACGGCTTGGGACGGCAACGGCGCCGGTGGAATCGCCCTCGCAGAGACCGGCGGCAATACTGTCGGCCTTGAGGATATCATTTTTGTCGACGCCGCCGGCACCGCCACCGTCGACGCCGACGCCGTCACCGATGGTAAGCACTCGGATTCCGGAACCTACACTGTCGGCACTGCCCAGCTTTCCATCTCAAAGTCCTCGGCCGTCATCGGTGGCACCGGTTACTACATCCCCGGCGAGACGGTGGAATATACCATCACCATCAGCAACGGCGGCGGCGCTTCGGCCACCGCCACAGGCATCACGGTCAGTGACAGCTTGGACACCGAAATTACCGCCGGCACTGTCGCTTTCTCCACCGGTACCATCAAGGTGGACGCGCCAAACCTTTATGGGGGGGCAGAAACGACCCTCACCGACGCAGATGGTGATGACGAAGGGAATTGGAACATCACCGGCACCAACACCGTGACGGTGAACGGCATCGAACTGGATGCCGGCGAATCAGCAACCGTCAAGTTCCAGGTCGAAATTCAATAA